In a genomic window of Saccharothrix sp. HUAS TT1:
- a CDS encoding cytochrome P450 encodes MTESIAVPHLPTARGCPFAPPDGLADIREKAPITRAVFEGGEEAWLFTGYQEVRDLLRDQRFSVRIPRSVHTRDEQPPRPGRGSLLWQDPPTHTADRRLLVKEFTVRRMQSLQPRIQRIVDEHLDRIASLPQPVDLVAEFATPVPSMVISSLFDVPVDQLDAFQDAAAEMMRVDVEPEAVQAAAGRIMFALHQLIQAKRAEPGDDLLSALIAADDPEGVVDDTFLVTAAATLLIAAHDTTACMIGLGAALLLDRPDQAALLRADPSLVGNAVEELLRYLTIGQRGAERVALEDVRYGDVEIKAGEQVVAHGLAANFDPAFVPEPERFDITRRPSAHMAFGFGPHQCIGQQLARIELQIVFRSLFERFPTLRLAVPVEELPFRHEMVFYGVHELPVEW; translated from the coding sequence ATGACGGAGTCCATCGCCGTGCCCCACCTGCCGACCGCGCGCGGGTGCCCCTTCGCGCCGCCGGACGGCCTCGCCGACATCCGCGAGAAGGCCCCGATCACCCGCGCGGTGTTCGAGGGCGGCGAGGAGGCGTGGCTGTTCACCGGCTACCAGGAGGTCCGGGACCTGCTGCGGGACCAGCGGTTCAGCGTGCGCATCCCGCGATCGGTGCACACCAGGGACGAACAACCGCCCAGGCCCGGGCGCGGCAGCCTGCTGTGGCAGGACCCGCCGACCCACACCGCCGACCGCAGGCTGCTGGTCAAGGAGTTCACCGTCCGCCGCATGCAGTCGCTCCAACCCCGCATCCAGCGGATCGTCGACGAGCACCTCGACCGGATCGCGTCCCTGCCGCAGCCGGTGGACCTGGTGGCCGAGTTCGCCACCCCCGTCCCGTCCATGGTCATCTCCAGCCTGTTCGACGTCCCCGTGGACCAGCTCGACGCGTTCCAGGACGCGGCGGCGGAGATGATGCGCGTCGACGTCGAGCCGGAAGCCGTGCAGGCCGCCGCCGGGCGCATCATGTTCGCGCTGCACCAGCTGATCCAGGCCAAGCGCGCGGAGCCGGGGGACGACCTGCTGTCGGCCCTCATCGCCGCCGACGACCCGGAGGGCGTCGTGGACGACACCTTCCTGGTCACCGCCGCGGCCACGCTGCTCATCGCGGCGCACGACACCACCGCGTGCATGATCGGCCTGGGCGCGGCGCTGCTGCTCGACCGGCCCGACCAGGCGGCCCTGCTGCGCGCCGACCCGTCCCTGGTCGGCAACGCGGTCGAGGAACTGCTGCGCTACCTCACGATCGGGCAGCGCGGCGCCGAGCGCGTCGCCCTGGAGGACGTGCGGTACGGCGACGTGGAGATCAAGGCGGGGGAGCAGGTCGTGGCGCACGGCCTGGCCGCCAACTTCGACCCCGCGTTCGTGCCCGAGCCGGAGCGGTTCGACATCACCCGCCGCCCGTCCGCCCACATGGCGTTCGGGTTCGGCCCGCACCAGTGCATCGGCCAGCAACTGGCCCGGATCGAACTCCAGATCGTGTTCCGGAGCCTGTTCGAGAGGTTCCCGACGCTGCGGCTCGCGGTGCCGGTCGAGGAATTGCCGTTCCGCCACGAGATGG